A DNA window from Nerophis ophidion isolate RoL-2023_Sa linkage group LG13, RoL_Noph_v1.0, whole genome shotgun sequence contains the following coding sequences:
- the cryba2b gene encoding beta-crystallin A2b has translation MNTQQMEQMGQFKITVWEEENFQGKRCEFMLECQNIMERGFNKIRSIKVENGPWVGYEYPEFQGQQFILEKGDYPRYEAWSGNSSYRTEHILSFRPIKCANHSDSKVTLYECEDFQGRKFEMCDDYPSLQAMGWSTKEVPSIKVNSGAWVAYQFPGYRGYQYILERDRHQGEYRNYNEYSTQAHTNQVQSIRRIQH, from the exons ATGAACACACAACAGATGGAGCAGATGGGCCAGTTCAAGATTACTGTCTGGGAGGAGGAGAACTTCCAGGGGAAACGTTGTGAGTTCATGCTGGAGTGCCAGAACATCATGGAGAGGGGCTTCAACAAGATCCGCTCCATTAAGGTTGAGAACGGGCC CTGGGTGGGGTATGAGTACCCAGAATTTCAGGGGCAGCAGTTTATTCTGGAGAAGGGAGACTATCCCCGTTACGAGGCCTGGAGCGGGAACAGCAGCTACAGGACCGAGCACATTCTGTCCTTCAGACCCATCAAGTGTGCC AACCACAGCGACAGCAAAGTGACTCTGTACGAGTGTGAGGACTTCCAGGGCCGTAAGTTTGAGATGTGTGACGACTACCCCTCCCTACAGGCCATGGGCTGGAGCACCAAGGAGGTCCCTTCTATTAAAGTCAACTCCGGAGC CTGGGTTGCCTACCAGTTCCCCGGTTACCGAGGCTACCAGTACATTCTGGAGAGAGACAGACACCAAGGCGAGTACAGGAACTACAACGAGTACAGCACTCAGGCTCACACCAACCAGGTGCAGTCCATTCGTAGGATCCAGCACTAA